A region from the Parasphingopyxis sp. CP4 genome encodes:
- the argH gene encoding argininosuccinate lyase — protein MWGGRFAEGPASVMREINASIPFDKRLWRQDIAASRAHVAMLGAQKIIDTADVQAIDEGLQAIAAEYEADGVPEDLDLEDIHMHVENRLTQLIGPVAGRLHTARSRNDQVATDFRLWVRDAIDAMDAGLAAFQSALVARAEEHADTLMPGFTHLQSAQPVTLGHHLMAYYEMARRDRSRFVDARARLNESPLGSAALAGTGFDLDREATASALGFDRPTDNSLDAVSDRDFALDYLMAATQCALHLSRLAEEFVIWASQPFGFITLPDAYSTGSSIMPQKRNPDAAELVRGHSGRIAGSMTALVMTMKGLPLAYAKDTQDDKPPVFEAHDLLALSLAAMTGMVETTTFVPERMRALAESGHATATDLADWLVREANVPFREAHHIVGSAVKLADDRGAKLDDLSLADLQAIDDRIGESVFDVLSVDASVASRSSHGGTAPDQVRARIAAAKQALEQGE, from the coding sequence GCGTCCGTCATGCGCGAGATAAATGCCTCTATCCCGTTCGACAAGCGACTCTGGCGCCAGGACATCGCCGCAAGCCGCGCGCATGTCGCCATGCTCGGTGCGCAAAAGATCATTGATACCGCCGATGTGCAGGCAATTGATGAGGGGCTTCAGGCGATTGCCGCAGAATATGAGGCCGATGGCGTACCCGAAGATCTCGATCTTGAAGATATTCACATGCATGTCGAAAATCGGCTTACCCAGCTGATCGGCCCGGTCGCCGGGCGCTTGCATACCGCCCGCTCTCGCAATGACCAGGTGGCGACCGATTTCCGGCTCTGGGTCCGCGATGCAATCGACGCCATGGATGCCGGGCTGGCTGCCTTCCAATCCGCCCTTGTCGCGCGCGCAGAAGAGCATGCCGATACGTTGATGCCGGGTTTCACCCATCTCCAATCGGCTCAGCCGGTGACGCTCGGCCACCATCTCATGGCCTATTATGAGATGGCCCGGCGCGATCGCAGCCGCTTTGTCGATGCCCGCGCGCGGCTCAATGAATCGCCATTGGGCAGTGCGGCTCTCGCAGGCACCGGATTTGATCTGGATCGCGAAGCGACAGCGTCGGCACTCGGCTTTGATCGGCCAACGGACAATTCGCTCGATGCGGTTTCGGATCGTGACTTCGCCCTCGATTATCTGATGGCCGCAACGCAATGCGCGCTGCATCTCTCGCGGCTTGCGGAAGAATTTGTGATCTGGGCGAGCCAGCCCTTTGGTTTCATCACGCTGCCGGATGCTTATTCGACCGGCTCGTCGATCATGCCGCAAAAGCGTAATCCTGACGCAGCCGAACTGGTGCGCGGACATTCCGGCCGGATTGCCGGTTCAATGACGGCGCTGGTGATGACGATGAAGGGCCTGCCGCTCGCCTATGCCAAGGATACACAGGACGATAAGCCGCCTGTGTTTGAAGCGCATGACCTGCTCGCGCTCTCACTTGCCGCGATGACCGGAATGGTCGAGACGACCACGTTCGTGCCGGAGCGCATGCGGGCGCTTGCTGAATCCGGCCATGCCACAGCCACCGACCTTGCCGATTGGCTGGTCCGCGAAGCCAATGTGCCATTTCGCGAAGCGCATCATATCGTCGGCAGCGCGGTGAAGCTCGCCGATGATCGCGGGGCAAAGCTTGATGACCTGTCGCTTGCTGATCTCCAGGCGATTGATGATCGGATTGGCGAAAGCGTGTTCGATGTGCTGAGCGTGGATGCATCCGTCGCCAGCCGCTCGTCGCATGGCGGAACCGCACCCGATCAGGTGCGCGCACGGATTGCCGCGGCGAAGCAAGCGTTGGAGCAAGGAGAATGA